In Ruania alkalisoli, the DNA window TCATGAGGTCATCATCCGATCAGACAGTGCGTGGGTGCGGGAGGCGAGCTCGTCCAACTCGTGGGTCTGCGGGCCGGGCAAAGAGGTGTGCAGGCGGCCGTGCAGGGGGTCGGTCCAGGCTGGGTCGAGACCGGACTTGCCGGTCAGGGCGCCGAGGACGGAGCCGACGGTGGCGCCGGCGGAGTCGGTGTCCCAGCCGGCGGCTACGGCGAGGGTGATGCCGCGGGTGAAGTTGACGTCGGTGATGGGCCGATCATCGACGGAAACTTCACCCCCGGTGGGTGTGGGGGCGGTGCCGGGGGCGGGTCTGGGAGCGGTGCCCGAGGCAGCCACGGCCATGGCGATCAGGGCCGCGTTGTTGAGCGTGTGCACCCAATGCAGGTGGCCGTACTGGGCGTGCAAGGCGTCGAGTGCTTCCTCGTCGTCAATGCGACCGTCGCGCAGGTCCTCCCCTGCCGTGCGCCCGGAGCGGACCGCCTCGAGCAGGCGGGAGGCCGGGGGCAGCACCGACTCGGCGGCGTCGAGCACGTCATCCACACCGTCGCTGACAAGGGAGGCCGAGCACATGGCGGCGGCCCACATGGCGCCGTAGATCCCGTTGCGGGTGTGACTCAGCCGGGCGTCCACCCAGGCGAGCCGGGCGGCGGCGTAGACGTCTCCGGGGTGGGCCCAGCCGTACACGTCGGCACGGATGAGGGCGCCGATCCATTCGCGGAACGGGTTCAGGTGGGTGGCGGTCTCGCAGGCGCCGGTCTCGGTGATTTCCCGGGCGTCGAGCAGGTTGCGGTAAGCGGCCCGCTCGGCGGTGAACACGCGCCCGCCGGGCAGGTTCGCCAGCCAAGACTGCGCCACGTCAGTGGTGGTCAGGTTCGCGCCGTGGGTCTCCAGCAGGTCCAGCGCCAGCAGCGGGAAGTTCAGGTCATCATCTTCGGGCATGCCGTTGATGTTCTCCACCAGCGACGTCGGCGCCGAGCGGCGATTCCACGGCCACCGGGCGGCCACATCCTCCGGCAGGCCGTCGGCGGTGAAATATCCCCGCAGCGGCCAGTTCCCCGTGGCGCGGGCGATCTCCTCGATGCCCTCCCGCGGGATCTTCTCCACCGGCTTGCCGAGCAGGCAGCCGACCGAGCGGCCCCACCAGGCACCGGCGACCCGGTCCAGGTCGGCCGTCACCGGCTGGCCCGGTGCGGCCGGGGTGGCCGGGATCTGGGCGGTGATGTCGGCCCAGTCGTCCGGTTCGGCCGGGTCGGTGGTGTCCAGCTCGGCCAGCTGGGCGAGCACCTGGCGGGCGATCAGCCGCAGCTGCGGGTCCGCGGCGTCGGCGCTCGCCCCGGAGCGCTCCGGCTGCAACGACCCACCGGCGGCCTCCCACCGGTGTGCGGCCGAATCAAGGGCCGAATATTCGGCCCCTTGTTCGGCCAGTGCCACCAGCTCATGGGCGACGAGGTCCTCGGGCTGGGCCCAGGTGAGTCTCACGCAGATTCCTCCAGCATGGCGTTCAGGGCCTCGGTGCGCTGCCGGGCCCGGCGGGCGTCGTCAGCGGTGATCGCCCGCACGCTCGCGGTCATCGAAGCAATCACGGTGTCCAGGTCCAGTTTGCTCGCCGTGGTGACGTCCTGCACCCAGGCACCCGGGATGGCGTCCCGGCCGGCGAGTGCACCGCAGATGGCGCCGGCCATGGTGGCGATCGAGTCGGCATCGCGGCCATAGTTCACCGCATCGAGGATCGCTCCGCGCGCATCGCCGTCGTGGGCAACCACGAGCCCCAGCGCGACGGGCAACTCCTCGATCGACTTCGTGCGGGAGGGCAGCCGGGCGTCCATCGCCGGCTGCCGGTAGGTCTCGCCCACGGTGTCGTACGGGGACACGGCGGCGCGCAGCACCCGGTTCAGTTCGCGTTCGTCGTGGGCGGCCAGTCCCCCGGCGGCCTGGAACGCGGCGACGGCCTCGAGCACCGCGTCGATCGCGGCCCGGGTGCCGTCATGGGCAAGGCGACGGGCCTCGTCCACGGCACGCTCCGCCGTCGTGCCGGGAACCAGGGCAGCCGCGACAGCGGCGGCGAACACGCCGGCAGCCTCACGGCCATAAGAGACCTGATGCGCCCCGGCCAAATCGATCGCCTCGGCATAAGCGCCGGCCGGATCGCCGGCGTTCACCAGCCCCACCGGGGCCATGTACATGGTGGCGCCGCAGTTGACGATGTTGCCCACCCCGGCCTCGCGCGGGTCGACGTGGCCGTAGTGCAGCTTGGCCACCAGGTGCTTCTCGGCGAGGAAGACCCGCTGCAGGATGAGGGCCTCATCCTCCAGCTCGGGCACCCACCGGCGCTCGCCCAGCATCAGCGGCACCAGATCGGAGGCCATGTGATAGGCGTCCAGGTGGGTGTGGTGAGTGGCGTAGACCTCGATCAGCGCGTGCGTCATCAAGGTGTCATCGGTGACGTGCCCATCGCCCTTGTGATACGGCGCGATCGGGCGGGCGGTGCGCCAGTCGGGCAGGAACGGGCCGACGATGCCGGTGACCCTGCCCCCGTGGCGTTCCTCGATCTGCTCGGGGGTCCAGCCCTCGGTGGCTCCGCCGAGCGCGTCCCCGACGGCGGCGCCGGCGAGTACGCCCGCCACTCGGTCTTCCAGCCAACTCACGTGGGTTCTCCATTCGATTTCGGATCTCGTGTTGCCCCGATCTGTCGCCTCGCCTGAGACGCCAGCGACAGATTGCGGCAACGCGCGGGTGGTGTGGGGTGGGACCCGCAGGTACCGGGTAGATCCGCGGCACCCGGTTGCCCGGGTGCCGCGGACGGGGTCAGCCCCAGCCGTCGGTGAGCTGAGTCGCCAGCTCCTCGGAGCTGATCTGGTCACCCAGGTACTGCTGCAGCGCCGGGTTCAGCACCGTTTCCTTCCACTCGGCGTACCCGTTCGCCTGCAGGAACGGGGCACCGACCATGCCATCGGCAGTCGCCAGGATCTGCTCCCAGCCGTCCTCGCCACCGGTCTCGGTGGCCACCACCTCACGGGCCGACTCCGAGGCCGGGATCAGCGCATCCGCCTGGGCGATCGCGGCGAGGGTCTCCCCTGAGGCGAAGAAGTCCAGGAACGCGGTCGCTTCTTCGACGTTCTCGGAGTCGATGTTCACCGAGTAGGTCTGCGGGTTCGCGGCCTGCAGCG includes these proteins:
- a CDS encoding ADP-ribosylglycohydrolase family protein, with protein sequence MRLTWAQPEDLVAHELVALAEQGAEYSALDSAAHRWEAAGGSLQPERSGASADAADPQLRLIARQVLAQLAELDTTDPAEPDDWADITAQIPATPAAPGQPVTADLDRVAGAWWGRSVGCLLGKPVEKIPREGIEEIARATGNWPLRGYFTADGLPEDVAARWPWNRRSAPTSLVENINGMPEDDDLNFPLLALDLLETHGANLTTTDVAQSWLANLPGGRVFTAERAAYRNLLDAREITETGACETATHLNPFREWIGALIRADVYGWAHPGDVYAAARLAWVDARLSHTRNGIYGAMWAAAMCSASLVSDGVDDVLDAAESVLPPASRLLEAVRSGRTAGEDLRDGRIDDEEALDALHAQYGHLHWVHTLNNAALIAMAVAASGTAPRPAPGTAPTPTGGEVSVDDRPITDVNFTRGITLAVAAGWDTDSAGATVGSVLGALTGKSGLDPAWTDPLHGRLHTSLPGPQTHELDELASRTHALSDRMMTS
- a CDS encoding ADP-ribosylglycohydrolase family protein, whose amino-acid sequence is MSWLEDRVAGVLAGAAVGDALGGATEGWTPEQIEERHGGRVTGIVGPFLPDWRTARPIAPYHKGDGHVTDDTLMTHALIEVYATHHTHLDAYHMASDLVPLMLGERRWVPELEDEALILQRVFLAEKHLVAKLHYGHVDPREAGVGNIVNCGATMYMAPVGLVNAGDPAGAYAEAIDLAGAHQVSYGREAAGVFAAAVAAALVPGTTAERAVDEARRLAHDGTRAAIDAVLEAVAAFQAAGGLAAHDERELNRVLRAAVSPYDTVGETYRQPAMDARLPSRTKSIEELPVALGLVVAHDGDARGAILDAVNYGRDADSIATMAGAICGALAGRDAIPGAWVQDVTTASKLDLDTVIASMTASVRAITADDARRARQRTEALNAMLEESA